The proteins below come from a single Miscanthus floridulus cultivar M001 chromosome 1, ASM1932011v1, whole genome shotgun sequence genomic window:
- the LOC136509942 gene encoding transmembrane 9 superfamily member 11-like produces the protein MASLWTSTTTITAFLLILFIHSGHSPAAAFYLPGSYPQRYRPGDTLAAKVNSLTSPSSKLPYPYYSLPFCAPQHGARHAAESLGELLLGDRIETSPYRFSMLNNTATPLFLCRTDPLSPGTAELIKSRIDDAYQVNLLLDTLPVMRYVKNPVAPDVLLQSTGFPVGVCADDGEYYVYNHIKLTVLVNKQNTTTRAETLMATADGADLLSFTGGKEGSGYTVVGFEVVPCSVEHDAAAVKNKTMYDEITSKAAAGCDPSVVSMRVQDNRPLVFSYEVAFVESGIEWPSRWDAYLEMGGAKVHWFSILNSIVVVSFLAAIVLVILLRTVRRDLAQYEELGGSESGTHADELAGWKLVAGDVFREPSHPVLLCVLVGDGVRILGMGVVTIVFAALGFMSPACRGALVTGMLCFYLVLGVAAGYTAVSLWKTVRQGDAAGWKSVAWRASFAFPGFGFAVFTVLNCVLWYNGSTGAVPFLLFVVILLLWFFVSVPLTLVGGLLASRVRHIEFPVKTNKVARQVPAAQCSPWLFVVVAGTLPFGTLFIELFFIMSSLWLGRVYYVFGFLLVVLALLVTVCAEVSVVLTYMGLCVEDWRWWWRAFFASGSVALYTLGYAVYYLVFELHSLAGPVSAALYVGYSLLMALAVMLATGAVGLGASFCFVHYLFSTVKLD, from the exons ATGGCTTCTCTCTGGacgtccaccaccaccatcactgcCTTCCTACTCATACTCTTCATCCATTCCGGGCACTCTCCGGCCGCTGCATTCTACCTCCCGGGCAGCTATCCTCAGCGGTACCGCCCCGGCGACACCCTTGCCGCCAAGGTGAACTCCCTGACCTCGCCGTCCTCCAAGCTCCCCTACCCCTACTACTCCCTTCCCTTCTGCGCCCCGCAACACGGCGCCCGGCACGCCGCCGagagcctcggcgagctcctcctcgGCGACCGCATCGAGACGTCGCCGTACCGTTTCTCCATGCTCAACAACACCGCCACGCCCTTGTTCCTCTGCCGCACCGACCCGCTGTCCCCCGGCACCGCCGAGCTCATCAAGTCCCGCATCGATGACGCCTACCAGGTCAACCTCCTCCTCGACACCCTCCCTGTCATGCGCTACGTGAAGAACCCGGTCGCTCCCGACGTGCTCCTCCAGTCCACCGGCTTCCCAGTCGGTGTTTGCGCCGACGACGGCGAGTACTACGTGTACAACCACATAAAGCTCACCGTGCTGGTGAACAAGCAGAACACCACCACCAGGGCGGAGACCTTGATGGCGACCGCCGACGGGGCCGATCTGCTCAGCTTCACCGGCGGCAAGGAGGGCAGCGGCTACACGGTCGTCGGGTTCGAGGTCGTCCCGTGCAGCGTGGAGCACGACGCGGCGGCTGTCAAGAACAAGACCATGTACGACGAGATCACCTCCAAGGCAGCCGCCGGCTGCGACCCGTCGGTGGTGAGCATGCGCGTGCAGGACAACAGGCCGCTGGTCTTCTCCTACGAGGTGGCCTTCGTGGAGAGCGGCATCGAGTGGCCGTCGCGCTGGGACGCGTACCTCGAGATGGGCGGTGCCAAGGTGCACTGGTTCTCCATCCTCAACTCCATCGTGGTGGTCTCGTTCCTGGCCGCGATCGTGCTCGTCATCCTGCTGCGCACCGTGCGGCGCGACCTCGCGCAGTACGAGGAGCTCGGCGGCAGCGAGTCCGGGACGCACGCGGACGAGCTAGCCGGGTGGAAGCTCGTGGCCGGCGACGTGTTCCGGGAGCCCAGCCACCCGGTGCTCCTCTGCGTTCTCGTCGGCGATGGCGTGCGCATCCTGGGTATGGGCGTGGTCACCATCGTCTTCGCCGCGCTCGGGTTCATGTCGCCCGCGTGCCGCGGCGCACTGGTCACCGGCATGCTGTGCTTCTACCTCGTCCTAGGCGTGGCCGCCGGGTACACGGCCGTGAGTCTCTGGAAGACGGTTCGGCAGGGCGACGCCGCCGGGTGGAAGTCCGTGGCGTGGCGCGCGTCGTTCGCCTTCCCGGGCTTCGGGTTCGCCGTGTTCACCGTGCTCAACTGCGTGCTCTGGTACAACGGAAGCACCGGAGCCGTGCCGTTCCTGCTgttcgtcgtcatcctcctcctgtgGTTCTTCGTCTCCGTGCCCCTCACCCTTGTCGGCGGCCTCCTCGCCTCCCGCGTTCGCCACATTGAGTTTCCTGTCAAGACCAACAAGGTCGCCCGCCAG GTGCCGGCGGCACAGTGCTCGCCTTGGTTGTTCGTGGTGGTGGCCGGGACCCTGCCGTTCGGGACGCTGTTCATCGAGCTCTTCTTCATCATGTCAAGCCTGTGGCTGGGCCGCGTCTACTACGTGTTCGGGTTCCTTCTGGTGGTGCTGGCGCTGCTGGTGACGGTGTGCGCCGAGGTGTCGGTGGTGCTCACGTACATGGGCCTGTGCGTGGAGgactggcggtggtggtggcgcgcCTTCTTCGCCTCCGGCTCCGTCGCGCTCTACACCCTGGGCTACGCCGTCTACTACCTGGTATTCGAGCTGCACAGCCTCGCCGGGCCCGTCTCTGCCGCGCTCTACGTCGGCTACTCCTTGCTCATGGCTCTCGCCGTCATGCTCGCCACCGGCGCTGTCGGACTCGGCGCGTCCTTCTGCTTCGTCCACTACCTATTCTCCACCGTCAAGCTGGACTGA